ATATGATCATATATAATCAAGTATTTGTATAATTTCTTTACATAAAAATACGTACAAATTACAATTATCGCGATTTAGTTAGGGGGTTTCAGTGTTTCACTTTAAATAACAATTGACAACTCAATTAGGCTTAGATTTTATCTACATGAAATTTAATGTCATAACAGCCCTAACAACCTAACTATGATAGTTACCCCCCACATTATATTAGCTAAAATTAGTTACAATGCTTAAAAGTTGAAGCTAAGTAGTTGAATTGATTAAGCAACTACTGACAATTAATCCATACTTCCGTATTTAATACCTTATTATGTCATTTAGTTTAAGTGTTTAACAAATCAAAAAAGCAAGATAAAACATCAACGGAAAGTTAAAAAAGTTTATGACTAATTGATTGTACTTATAAATATTTATGGCAATGAAGTTTCTTGCTTTGTTGGATAACTACATTAACTAACTCAAATTTATTAAATCTTGAGGGAACTTAGCATCtaagttaatataaaataaaataaaaacaaaactcataaagtGACCATCATCATGGTATAAAGGGTGTATACTTTAAATTACAGACAAAAAATTTATGCTAAGTTGAGAAGCTCACTTCCTAAAGAGAATCACAGATGTTGAAAGTTTCTTATACATAATAAATCATACAAAAATggacaaagaagaaaaaataatttgacTAAAAGAAAATGAATCAATTTTCCTAAACAACTTTGTGTGTGACAAAACCATGTCTCATAATTTCTTTAGCTTCTGGCCCCTCAGTCCATTCCAAAAAGCAGCTGCAGTTACAACCTTTTTACCTGGAAGTTGAAGTTCCAACACCTGAAAGGTACAACATCACTGAATTCAGAATGAAGATGTTGAATTTGAGGGTATATTTGATTGCAGACACAAAGATATGCTAAATTTGTGCGAAAAGTGCATTTTCATATTATAAAACAGCAGTATTTCCTCAATGCTTGTTAATCATGAAATGAAGAAAAGAACATTACAGTATCTTCAGAAGTTTCAATATATAAATACAGAATTACTAAATTAGAGAGATTCTGTGTTGAGACATTACCATTACATCCAACACTAATTGTTATTGTAAAGTGTATATTGTTTTTATTAGTCTTAAGATGCAACACAGTGCAATATGACTGAAATTTCATCAAATAGCAACTTTTTTATCAGCGCACATGAATGAACTATACTAAATATTGCATTGCGATTTTCCTATCAAAGATATAAAGTAAAGCAGCTTCGGCTAAGAAACTTCAATCATGATTGCGAGACATACCTCAAGGTTGGTGCCCTTTCCACATGGAAACACCAATGCCCCCTCGACAAATGCAATGTCATCTGCTTCATTGGACGGTATGCTTTCGTGACTGCGAACTCGGGTGGTTATAATTTTCATATCCAAAGTTTTCTGTTCACCATTTTTCTCCACTACTTGAACTTTCGCTCTTGTTCCCGGCCATCCTGAAAACGCACGAACCTAAAATTGTTTTATGTCACAACTGCAACAGTTCAATTAAGATCATGAAGTTTACCTTATTATGTAGAACCGATGCTTCTTGATCAAAGACTAGCCACGACTCATCTTGGCTTATCTGCATAAAgtagcaaaaacagaataagAGGGATATCTTATATGCAACATCAAAATAAAGACGATGAATCCTATATTATCTGATATAATATCGATGGGACAACTCATATCTATTTTGGACCAAGTAACAGAAGCAGGACTAACACTACCTTTGGAGCCAGTGTAGCCTTGGAATGATCTTGAGGTTGTGCATTAACACTTGCTGATCCATCAAATATAGAAGGAAGTTCCCTAATCAGAAGTTCGGAACCTGTTTCATCAAATGAAGATATGAATTCATTCGGTAACCAAAACTTGCAAATGTCTGAATAAGAATAATTACTACAGCATAGGAAAAATGATCAGTGGAATGCAAAGCATAACTTGCCTTTATAAAAGAGGAGCTCAAGCAGATTGGGTGCCTACATAGATATCTAAAGATTTGTCAAAAGCAAGGAGAAAAAAAGCAGTAGCTGCCTTGTACCACAATGACTGGACAAAAACAATACAGCTACAAATAGGAACAACATGAAAATATTACAGTGTACTTTTTGTATATATGTTTGTGTATTTCTGTCAATATAAACTTAGCAAGTTTCATCAGTAGAAAATGTGAAGGCCTAAATAAAACTTACTATATGTTCTGATTTAATATGGTAAAAGAGCAAATAACAAATACCATGAACATAATATGCACCAGCATccagtatttctcactgaaacCAACTGCTAAAGCTCTCAAAACAACTAGGCCTAAAGATATTAAATATAAGGGCATTAATCTTTTCCATAGATAAAGTAATAAGCTCATGGGATCACATTGACAACTTTTGTAGCACAAAGAGAAGCCAGAAAACCATACCTTTATTTGATCATCAACTTCAACGGTTTCGCTAGCAATAATAGGTCCAGCATCCAGTTCACGGACAGTGAATGCTAATGATACTCCAGTTTCTTTAACACCATCCTAGTACAAAGACAACACATAGAACCAAAAACAGATTTTGTGAAATAAAGGAAGTAATTGTATTCGGAACTTGAGGATTGAACAAAATTGACACAAAGAAAAACCTGTAATGCTCTTTGAACAGGTGCAGCACCACGATACAGTGGCAACAGGCTAGGATGAATATTGACAGTTCCTGAGATATTTGCAAGTGTAATTCAGAAACACTTATATTTATCAGACCTCAAATCCATTCAATGTCAGCTATAAATTGTTCAAGTAACTTTATTTTGGACGTTTCCCAATTAAAATGTACAGAGAGGTTCATGATCTACAAATTACTGGTAAATTGGCATCACAAACATCAAGTCTTATAACTTAACAAAGCCTTTTCTGGAGTCAGCTACATGGATCAAAGACATCATTGCATCGTGTCCATGCATTGGGATACAACGAAATTTTACGTTGGCTATCACAGGCCTAACAACCCTAGTACCCTACATAGATCCAAAGACGTTATTCTATCATGTCCATGCATTGGAATGCGACATAGTTTTACGTTAGCAGTTGCAACTCGCAAGCTTAACAATCCTACTCATTCATCCAGGCTTGAGACCGGCCTATGTAAACATAGACCGGGTAGCATCAAGTCTTatacaccaaaaaaaaaaaaaaaggtgctAGGAATCCTAATAATTTAACAATTAAACGCAAATTGAAATGGCCCATGGAGCTAATAACTCATACTCATAATCAGACACAAAATAAAGTCAATGGCACCATGGCAGcagcaaataaattaaaataaaagaaaaaaacaaaccCAATGCCGGAATATCTAGAAACTTGGTAGGCAAAATGTTCCCATACGCGGCGGTAACACATAACTCCGGCTGTAAAGCTTTCAAATTCGACAAGAAAGCATCCTGTATTAAAGTAATAAACAATGCCTATAATTTTGGCAAAAAAACGGAGCAATACAATACACAGTTAGTTAGagagttagttagttagttaccTCTCCGGCTCGTTCAGGAGTGAAGATGAGATCGGAAGAGAAGCCTCTATCAAGAGCATAACTGGCCAATGGAGAGGGCATCAGTTTCTTACCCCTATCCCTTCTAGCAGCTGGCTGAGTAACAATAGCTGCAACCTAAACAACAATAACTATTACTATCGATGAAATAGTAATAGAATATGGAAGAATGAAGAAGATTTGGGGAGGAGGACCTGGAATGAAGAATCAGGGGAAGAAGAAGCATTGAGGAGGGCATCGAGGACAATAGCTGAGACCTGAGGTGCTCCCAAGAGAACAAGGGGCTTCTTGTTGGAAGAAAATGTGAGAGAGGGTGTAGGAGTGCTGTGTAGGCAGCATAATCGTCGAAACATTGTGTTTCTGAGTGAGAATGAGGTGGGGATGCAAAAGCCACAAGGCTCAAGGCTAATCCATTTTCGGGTGTTCAAGTGAGTACAAAAAGATGTTGTGCTGGCCTGCTGGGCCTTGTTGGGCTAGGGCTACTTACTTTTATTGAGGTTGTGGTGCATCCTAATTCGACTAAAATTTTAAAGGTAAATGCTAGGGTGTGTCTAagttactaaaaaaataaataaataatatttaataatttttatataatttattttttattttaaaagagaaGTTAGGCAATTTAGTCACTATAACAAAAGTATCATAGAATTCATCATTTTTAAAAtagttcttaaaatttttttatttttattattttaattttttaaattcaaaatttatagTACTAGTATTTGAGATTTAGTTTTGAGTCCTATGTTAGTTTTTACTATACTCTTTTTAGCATTGAATTTAGTGAACGAAGTGCTGAATTGACTCTAACTTGTCACATTAGACACAGAATTAAATGACTTTGTTATATTTTGGCGCTTAaacaagacaaaaataaaaagacaaaaaagaGTTTATATGATGTGCAAACTGTTTTATCTCTTTTTATTATCCATAACGAAACGACATTATTTAGCTCTGTGTTTAATGTGGTAAGTCAGAATTAGCTTGCATTTCATTCGTTGATTCAATATCAAAAAGAATTAATAGACTAATATGGTGTCTAAAATTCCATTTCAGAAATTAGTATAACAAATTTTGAATctaaaagactaaaataataacaaatgtaaataaaagagaccactataaaaatttagttaagctaattcattcaattttatttttaagagtGCATGATATGAAGaccaaagaaaaggaaaaggtaTATGTTGATATTTCATGATGTGATATTTTAGAAGaagagtaaagtattgtttttgttctcaatatttgaaataaattttaaagttgTTCCTAGCATTTGAATCGTTCTATAAGTCCTTAACATTTCAAAATTGACTTAATGTTATCCTGTCATTAGGAATCTGTTAACGGAATTGACGGCAAGACAAAATTTAgacattttgaaacattagGAACTTAAATAGGACAAAAACGTTTGAGACAAAAATGatatatagaaataaatttaattttatcttttaccAATATCAATCTTTTATGGTacataattattcaattattttttaatcatatttaagtaaattacatttaacgcccagtttggATAAACAGCTTAATTAAgtttcttttgaaaaaatagcttaaataataaatgattatattaaaagtagcttataaataagttattttgtgtttgagtttttagttctaaaagtgcttattttatagaaatatgaTAAAAGTAGTAGTGTTAtgagagaagtcattttttttaacttctctataagttccaaaatagttttttagaaagttgcaatttgattttgaaaattacatCAAATATTAATATTACTATTTTTCATAAGTCAAAAGCTTAAAAAAGTTACTTTTAAAGGTTTCTAAACAGGCACATTActttaattctaaataaatttattttttttataattgtattCGTAAAGATTTTTactcatcataaaatatttataaaataactaatacgtaaatttgatatatatacaataaaataatgtaattttagttatagtataataaattttaaatttaaagactaaaataataacaaatgtaaatcaaagagactacggtaaaaatttagttaatacTTAAGCTAATTCATtcgattttatttttaagagtACACTATATGAAGaccaaagaaaaggaaaaggtaTATGTTGATATTTCATGATATGATATTTTAGAAACTCGTGTGAGCATAactaaattcaaaattttgatgAAATCTGATCCATTAGTGCTTAGAATAAAGATGATCGTATGACTTGAGATAAATTACGGGAAATTTAAGTAGACTCTAAATGTATGTAATTCACATGTATTTAAATAATTGATTATTGTATAACAAATAATTTAGATtgacataaatttttttaagagattatttataatataagcTTCTAATATAAcgtttgttttttttaaaaattaatcaacaaaaaattattcaatGGTATAATATTTACTTAAATTGACATAGAAGTTCTTTGATCCAAAGTTATTTCTTTTTGTCAAACTCTTTTTTTGTGCAAGTATATTTAGTCTTGTTTTTagaatccaattttttttttttttgacaaaataGACTccaagataaataaaataacaattttCTCAGATTATGTTCATATaacaaaatacactaaataCGAGGATACGTATTATTAAAGGCTTTAGAAGTTGAATTTTAACACTATTTCTTTCAAGtttatttagaaaaaatttggatcctctaatttttaaatttttactttagaaagtaaagtgtgatcttctacCTTTAAATagtttctctctcatatttattcttggtcccacctatgaaataaatattgagagatcacactttattctctaaagtaaaattcaaactttagaagatctaaatttaaaaaatgttatattttcatcttctttgtGATTCTTTTATGCAAGtggaaattttttttaaagataaaaaaactaaaatctAGAAATTCAAGTTCGCCTCAAATCTTTTACGTATCTCctaaataattatacaaatatCTAAAGAGATTGAATCAAATACACAAGTCATTTTGCTaacatataataaaaatagtaatCGTTTTCAGAAAGCCAAATGacagttatttattttgtaaattaTTTTATCGAAAAATGAATCTTGGAATTCCATTGCTATTTACAAGGGCCAGGTATCTATTTCTCGTGGCACTAGAATATGTCGAGATCCAGTCAAACTAAAACAAATACAGGTGGCTCGAACCTTGATCACCATTCACAAAGCACAGGATGATAATGTATATACTTATATCATATAGTGCCGGTGGCACATATTCTCTTCCCAATTTGACATTGGTTTTATTACATGTTTGGGAGAAGCACGCACAATCAATTTCTTGCTTGGGAAGTAGGAACCAACGAAGGAGGAAAGTAAATAATCATTTGGAATGGTAAAGTTCATGCATGCATAAgcaaccaaaaaaaataaaaaataaagaaagacgACAACACTGCAGAAGAATATCCAGTTTAAGTCATAATAATGATAAGTTGATAACCAAAACATAAAGAGGCAACAATAATACTAAAGAGGAGAATATCTAATCTGACTGATACCAAATCCAGACACGCACACACATGACAACTGGCAAGGTTCAGCAACACAGCACACTAGGCCACAATACAACATGGCCCTTTtatttgaaatcaaagaacACAGCAATGAAATAGAAGCACAACACAGTTTGAGGACATCATTCTTCCTCTGATTCTGATTCCGCACTCTGAAGCCAATCAATGAAAGGTTTAACATTCTTCCAAATCTTAGAGTCCTTGTTTTTGCCCTTCAATCCGTCTTGGTACCATTGCAATATGTTCTCTTCGTCCAACAGATCAGCATCATACAGAGCCTTCAAAATAAGAGCAGCTTCCTTCAGAGCACTGGAAGTAGAGTTGAGACAGAAAGCCTCAATTGCACTAAGCAGGAGTAACTGTGACCCCTCCTCCTTAGAAACTCCGGCAGCAAGGTAGCTCTTCTTCTTGATCACTTCTTTTGCAAATCCTTTCTCAATGCCCTCAAATAAGGCCTCAAATAGAGCATTTGTCTTGTCCTGTGCAGATGCAGGAAGTGCTGCCAGATGGGAATGCAAATCCTTTGC
The genomic region above belongs to Arachis stenosperma cultivar V10309 chromosome 5, arast.V10309.gnm1.PFL2, whole genome shotgun sequence and contains:
- the LOC130982288 gene encoding uncharacterized protein LOC130982288, producing MFRRLCCLHSTPTPSLTFSSNKKPLVLLGAPQVSAIVLDALLNASSSPDSSFQVAAIVTQPAARRDRGKKLMPSPLASYALDRGFSSDLIFTPERAGEDAFLSNLKALQPELCVTAAYGNILPTKFLDIPALGTVNIHPSLLPLYRGAAPVQRALQDGVKETGVSLAFTVRELDAGPIIASETVEVDDQIKAPNLLELLFYKGSELLIRELPSIFDGSASVNAQPQDHSKATLAPKISQDESWLVFDQEASVLHNKVRAFSGWPGTRAKVQVVEKNGEQKTLDMKIITTRVRSHESIPSNEADDIAFVEGALVFPCGKGTNLEVLELQLPGKKVVTAAAFWNGLRGQKLKKL